Sequence from the Hamadaea flava genome:
TCATCGCCGCGATCCCGACCGTGATCTTCTTCCTGATCTTCCAGCGCAGCATCATGGCCGGCCTCACCACAGGCGCCGTGAAGGAGTAGCCGCGCAGCGTGACCTCCCATTGCAGGCGATCCAACACTAGAAAGAGACTGCCTTGACGAACTCCGCCGCTTGGTGGCGCACCGCCGCGATCTACCAGGTCTACCCCCGCAGCTTCGCCGACGGCAACGGCGACGGCGTCGGCGACGTGGCCGGCATCCGTGCCCGCCTGGGCCACCTCAAGACCCTCGGTATCGACGCGATCTGGTTCAGCCCCTGGTACTCGTCGCCCATGGCGGACGCCGGCTACGACGTCGCCGACTATCGCGACATCGACCCGATCTTCGGCACGCTGGCGGAGGTGGAGGCGCTCATCGGTGAGGCCCACGACCTCGGGCTCCGCGTGATCGTCGACATCGTCCCCAACCACTGCTCGGACCAGCACGCCTGGTTCCGCGCAGCGGTCGAGGCCGGCCCGGGTTCGCCCGAGCGCGCGCGGTTCCATTTCCGGCCGGGCCGGGGCGCGAACGGCGAGCTGCCGCCGAACGACTGGCAGTCGAACTTCGGCGGCTCGGGCTGGACCCGCGTCCCGGACGGCGAGTACTACTTCCACATGTTCGCGCCGGGGCAGCCCGACCTGAACTGGGGCAACCCGGAGGTGGTCGAGGAGTTCGACGGCATCCTGCGGTTCTGGCTGGACCGCGGGGTCGACGGCTTCCGCATCGACGTCGCGCACGGCCTGGTCAAGGCCGACGGCCTGCCCGACATCGCGTCGCTGGCTCCGGGCGCGGGCAAGCCGTACGAGGACCAGCCCGGGGTGCACGCCATCTACCAGCGGTGGCGCGCGATCGCCGACGAGTACACCGCCGCCGACCCGAAGCGGGAACGCGTCTTCGTCGGCGAGATCGTCGGTCCCGACCCCGAGGGGTTCGCCCGCTACCTGCGCGCGGACGAGCTGCACTCGGCGTTCAACTTCGACTTCCTGTTCTGCCCGTGGGACCCGGCGCGGCTGCGTACCGTCATCGACGACACGAACTCGGCGCACGCGCTGGTCGGCGCGCCGCCGACCTGGGTTCTGTCCAATCACGACGTCACCCGGGTGGCCACCCGGTACGGGCGGCTCGACTACACCGGGTTCGGCTTCGACGACCGGCGGCACGGCGTACCGTCTGATCTGGAGCTGGGGACCCGGCGGGCGCGAGCCGCCGCGTTGCTGTCGATGGCCCTGCCGGGCGGGGTCTATGTCTATCAGGGCGATGAGCTGGGCCTGTGGGAGGTCGAGGACCTCGACGACGACCTACGGCAGGACCCGATCTGGGAGCGGTCCGGGCACACGGAGCGGGGCCGCGACGGCTGCCGGGTGCCGCTGCCGTGGTCCGGCGACCAGCCGCCGTTCGGCTTCTCCAGCGACTCTGGCGACTCGGAATCCGAACCGTGGCTGCCGCAGCCGGCGGCCTGGAAGGACTACACCGCCGAGGCGCAGGAAGGCGACCCCGCCTCGATGCTGTCGCTCTACCGGTCGGCGCTGGCGATCCGGCCCGGCTTCGGCGATACGCCGATGACGTGGCTCGACTCGGCGCCCGAGGTGCTGGCCTTCCGGCGGGGCGACCTGATCAGCGTGTCCAACCTCGGCTCGACGCCGGCCGAGCTGCCCACCGGGACGATCGTGCTGGCCAGCGGCCCGCTCGAGGACGGCCGGGTGCCGTCGGACACGACGGTGTGGTTGCGCGCGTAACCCTTCTCCAGGAGTAAGGCCGGTGAGGTTGACTCACCGGCCTTATTTTGTTCACGGCCCGGGAGTACGCTTCCCACACGATCTTGGGAGGAACCATGGGTGACGATTCCCCGGCCGGCTGGCAGAGCTGGCGGGAACGGCGCGACCGCGGCCTGCGCAACCCGCACGGCTGGTTGAGCCTCACCGGGCTGCACTGGCTGGGCACCGATCCGGCCGGCTTCGACACGGTCCCCGGCCGGTGGCGCGTACTGGACGACACCGTCTACGTCGCGGCCGGTATAGCCGACGGACTGACCTACGGCGATCACCCCGTCGACGGCGAAGTGGCGGTGACCGGATCGGACCGCGTACGCCACGGCGACGTCGAGGTGGAGGTCATCCAGCGCGGCGGCTGGTGGGCGCTGCGCGTACGCGATCCGCATTCCCCCACGCTGACCGCGTTCACCGGTGTTCCGGCGTACGCCTTCGACCCGGCCTGGATCGTCGACGGAACCTTCGAGCGGTTCCCCGAGGCGCACGAGGTCAAGATCGGCTCGGTGATCGACGGGCTCACCCACGCCGAGTCGGCGGTCGGCGTACTGCGGTTCACGGTAGCCGGCCAGGAGCTGGCGCTCACCGCGTTCGACGGCGGCGACGGCTCGCTCGACCTGCTCTTCCGCGACGCCACCAGCGGAGTCACCACGTACGCCGCCTCCCGGTCGCTGTCGGTGCCGGCGCCCGACCCGGACGGGCGGGTGCGCATCGACTTCAACCGCGCCTTCAACATGCCGTGCGCGTTCACCGAGTACGCCACCTGCCCGCTGCCGCCGCCGGAGAACACGCTGCCGGTCGAGATCACCGCAGGCGAGCAGAAGTACCACTGACCCAGCCGTGCTCCGGCCCCGCGCTCGTCGCGCCGGGGCCCCGCTGGATCACGGATCTCGGTCAAATCTTGGGTCAAGATTCGACCCGGAACCCTGATCCAGCGCGGAATGCGGAGCCCGGAAGGCGCGAGCGGAGCCGAGTCGGGGTCACGGGTCGAAGCGGCCGGCGACCAGCTCCTGGAGCCAGATCTTGGCGCGGATGAGCGGTCGCCGGATCCGCCGTTCGCGCCATTCCGCCTTCGCCAGCTTCGCGCGGGCCCGGGACGTGTCCTTCAAATAGCGCCACCGCGCCCAGGGCGAGCCTGGCCGGGCGAGCCGGAACGCTCCGACATATAAGAGGACGGGGACGAACAACCCGACGAGTCCGGTCCAGATCTTGCCCTTGAGCAGGGTGATCGCCGCGAGGGCCAGGTTGAGCAGCGTACCGCCGAGGGCGACGACCCAGTTGACCCAGCCGCCGCCTTCGGACCGGGCGAACAGGAACTCGTCGATGGCGATGGGTCGCAGGCCCAGCAGCAGCATCCCGGAGACGGCCACCGCGACGAAGACGGCGTCGACCGACGTACGCCCCTGCTCCGACCAGTAGACGTCGTCGAGGTGCAGGATCAACGCGAACTCGTCGAGCACGAGTGCGGATCCGATCCCGAAGAGTGCCGCGACCACGGACAGCGCTGCCGTGTGACCCCGGGGGATGGCGAGCGCGGCCACTCCGCCGACGAGCATGAAGATCACGCCGAACACGACGTGGTGGATGTGCAGTCCGCCCGGGGTGACGTTCCCGGGCCACCAGCTGACCTGAGCGCGGATGAGGCGTACCGAGATC
This genomic interval carries:
- a CDS encoding glycoside hydrolase family 13 protein; the protein is MTNSAAWWRTAAIYQVYPRSFADGNGDGVGDVAGIRARLGHLKTLGIDAIWFSPWYSSPMADAGYDVADYRDIDPIFGTLAEVEALIGEAHDLGLRVIVDIVPNHCSDQHAWFRAAVEAGPGSPERARFHFRPGRGANGELPPNDWQSNFGGSGWTRVPDGEYYFHMFAPGQPDLNWGNPEVVEEFDGILRFWLDRGVDGFRIDVAHGLVKADGLPDIASLAPGAGKPYEDQPGVHAIYQRWRAIADEYTAADPKRERVFVGEIVGPDPEGFARYLRADELHSAFNFDFLFCPWDPARLRTVIDDTNSAHALVGAPPTWVLSNHDVTRVATRYGRLDYTGFGFDDRRHGVPSDLELGTRRARAAALLSMALPGGVYVYQGDELGLWEVEDLDDDLRQDPIWERSGHTERGRDGCRVPLPWSGDQPPFGFSSDSGDSESEPWLPQPAAWKDYTAEAQEGDPASMLSLYRSALAIRPGFGDTPMTWLDSAPEVLAFRRGDLISVSNLGSTPAELPTGTIVLASGPLEDGRVPSDTTVWLRA
- a CDS encoding DUF1684 domain-containing protein, translated to MGDDSPAGWQSWRERRDRGLRNPHGWLSLTGLHWLGTDPAGFDTVPGRWRVLDDTVYVAAGIADGLTYGDHPVDGEVAVTGSDRVRHGDVEVEVIQRGGWWALRVRDPHSPTLTAFTGVPAYAFDPAWIVDGTFERFPEAHEVKIGSVIDGLTHAESAVGVLRFTVAGQELALTAFDGGDGSLDLLFRDATSGVTTYAASRSLSVPAPDPDGRVRIDFNRAFNMPCAFTEYATCPLPPPENTLPVEITAGEQKYH